One genomic window of Conger conger chromosome 7, fConCon1.1, whole genome shotgun sequence includes the following:
- the ddias gene encoding DNA damage-induced apoptosis suppressor protein translates to MQIICSVLSLRDSCVIYPSCPQCVSRLQKKQSELRCQKCGTRNEENISYRYRLSLNVKRCSDIFGVTVFGSCLNPYFGIPAVGLQRFFDKSLKNAGDPQSDCVHRLLLKAVEDCFVGRQFEFRIKLPGHEAGERSLFNEQGLHALLASNRISREFVTSRITLPNGAAGGSSVLSYFKKLLQTSCDVHVSGFPYPERPPASIEQVDLALQSFECSLASFNRSSLWHSYWKQSPGIITSSAEQEEKEPNGADAGSQWRCRKSLRPQTQKCSHSTPSYVPSPQCCSVDVKGEVSYKDSSQGSCLGFLVCHDSRETVESSLPNRFQGSGSLLPDTLELTSSVTESGNCKSPKPSKVEQVELEQNEPLCLKLGWRGGFSEGKDDMLSFQDGLSVCGWNSNLSNSSAWEDLPFSESWGEFISKANTLSEVSQKNKACDPAKRMEAEMSKTGCVDEIYRHANVSSSTEHSCNFRTTSYVHRAQVKEQASTAVVRRSFIKSAGLCFDISGNHNVKQNSPHVHMSPSDHFVEASEDLERGKGDLAPLVPGLRALTAQGQCNRNVKNKIKEFSCVDEEAKKQGTVFHSNQCISEHKLDGHGASWEFGWDEQTLLNRQPFTKDAYNASADLFGSYQNSVGIVEEEDKTVTPPSEYSTLKLLKSCRPLLHKCGDHSTPIEKIQKPSTDKCMLGSDISDPLDFVPFSQSTPISGNLMPLRRLPHRGKDQRPSRLVLRGNVSWHHGYSKTESEIKRENMTDCGSEDAAPLSVGKITYSSNPWSLTRSIKRHEHVDRYCCKRIILASGGKYSCKKLEDCVKSAHFENEGQRITAVVSSPEHAAKKNSCLLDTSTSCLCTDQNSAVLDWSADLFADSFGN, encoded by the exons ATGCAGATCATATGCTCGGTGTTGTCTCTTCGAGATTCTTGTGTTATATATCCGTCCTGTCCACAGTGCGTCTCCAGGTTACAAAAGAAGCAGTCGGAACTAAG ATGTCAAAAGTGTGGAACGAGGAACGAGGAAAACATCAGTTACAGATACCGCTTGTCACTCAATGTGAAAAGATGCAGTGACATTTTTGGAGTGACAGTTTTTGGTAGCTGTCTGAATCCATACTTCGGTATTCCTGCTGTTGGTCTTCAGAG ATTTTTTGACAAATCACTGAAAAATGCAGGAGATCCACAGAGTGACTGTGTACATAGACTGTTACTCAAGGCTGTAGAAGACTGCTTTGTTGGAAGACAGTTTGAGTTCAGAATTAAG CTACCTGGACATGAAGCAGGAGAGAGGTCCTTGTTCAATGAGCAAGGGCTCCATGCATTGCTTGCCAGCAACAGGATCTCCAGAGAATTTGTCACTAGTCGGATCACCTTGCCGAATGGAGCTGCTGGGGGAAGCTCTGTTCTCAGTTATTTCAAGAAACTGCTCCAGACATCATGTGATGTTCACGTCTCTGGTTTTCCGTACCCCGAGAGACCTCCGGCCTCCATAGAACAGGTTGACCTGGCATTGCAAAGCTTTGAGTGCTCATTGGCCTCCTTCAACAGATCATCTTTGTGGCACAGCTACTGGAAACAGTCACCTGGGATAATCACTTCTTCGGCAGAGCAGGAAGAGAAGGAACCAAATGGAGCTGATGCCGGCTCACAGTGGCGGTGCAGAAAATCTCTCAGACCTCAAACTCAAAAATGTTCACATAGCACACCCTCTTATGTCCCATCCCCTCAGTGCTGCTCAGTAGATGTTAAGGGGGAAGTGAGCTATAAAGACTCTTCACAAGGAAGCTGTCTGGGTTTTTTGGTATGCCATGACTCTAGAGAAACTGTCGAGTCCTCACTCCCAAATAGGTTCCAGGGCAGCGGCTCCTTACTGCCTGATACTCTTGAACTAACATCATCAGTCACTGAGTCTGGGAATTGTAAGTCTCCAAAGCCTAGCAAGGTTGAACAAGTTGAACTTGAGCAAAATGAACCTCTCTGTTTAAAACTTGGGTGGAGAGGTGGGTTTTCTGAGGGAAAAGATGACATGTTGTCTTTCCAAGACGGATTATCGGTTTGTGGGTGGAACAGCAACTTATCAAATTCTTCAGCTTGGGAGGATCTTCCTTTCTCTGAAAGTTGGGGTGAGTTTATCAGCAAAGCTAACACGCTCTCTGAAGTATCTCAAAAGAACAAGGCTTGTGATCCAGCCAAGAGAATGGAGGCAGAGATGAGCAAAACGGGTTGTGTTGATGAAATATACAGGCACGCAAATGTTAGTAGTTCCACTGAACATTCATGCAATTTTAGAACCACTTCATATGTACATAGAGCACAGGTCAAAGAGCAAGCCTCTACAGCTGTGGTGCGGCGGTCTTTCATAAAGTCTGCTGGGCTTTGTTTTGACATATCTGGAAACCATAATGTTAAACAAAACAGTCCACATGTACACATGTCTCCATCAGATCATTTTGTTGAGGCCTCAGAAGATCtggagaggggaaagggggaCTTGGCTCCCTTGGTGCCAGGTTTAAGGGCTTTGACTGCCCAGGGTCAATGTAACCgcaatgtaaaaaacaaaatcaaagaaTTCAGTTGTGTGGATGAGGAGGCTAAGAAGCAGGGCACAGTTTTCCATAGCAACCAATGCATTTCTGAACATAAGCTAGATGGACATGGTGCATCTTGGGAGTTTGGATGGGATGAGCAAACACTGTTGAACAGACAACCCTTTACCAAAGACGCCTACAATGCCTCCGCCGATCTGTTTGGCAGCTATCAAAACAGTGTCGGcattgtagaggaagaagacaaaACAGTGACGCCACCATCAGAATACAGTACATTGAAGCTTTTGAAGAGCTGTCGTCCACTTCTGCATAAATGTGGGGATCATTCAACACCCATAGAGAAGATCCAGAAACCCAGCACCGACAAGTGCATGTTGGGATCAGACATTTCTGACCCTCTGGACTTTGTCCCTTTTTCACAGTCTACTCCCATTTCCGGAAACCTCATGCCTTTGCGTCGTCTTCCACATAGAGGCAAAGACCAGAGACCCAGCAGACTTGTACTAAGAGGTAACGTGTCATGGCATCATGGCTACTCCAAAACCGAGTCTGAAATTAAAAGGGAAAATATGACAGACTGTGGCTCCGAAGATGCAGCTCCTTTGTCAGTGGGTAAGATTACATACTCATCCAACCCATGGAGTCTGACCAGAAGCATAAAGAGACATGAACATGTGGACAGGTATTGCTGCAAAAGAATCATCTTGGCTAGCGGGGGGAAATATTCTTGCAAAAAGTTAGAGGATTGTGTTAAAagtgcacattttgaaaatgaaggaCAAAGAATTACAGCGGTTGTAAGCTCCCCTGAACATGCTGCTAAGAAGAACAGCTGTCTTCTTGACACCAGTACCTCCTGCCTCTGTACTGATCAGAATAGTGCGGTCCTTGATTGGTCTGCAGACCTTTTTGCGGATTCGTTTGGAAATTAA
- the LOC133132784 gene encoding ankyrin repeat domain-containing protein 42-like — translation MPVVTKPPKDSQARTIHEAVRLGDVKQLAVIVKNGGDINDGDKKHKFTPLHWASHAGSLECLHWLLWHGADRTCATPQGWTAAHISAIRGQDACMQALIVNGANLNAQDNRGCTPTHLAAAHGHSYTLQMVLRGEVDCNCADSNDWRPVHYAAFHGRVGCLQTLSKWGANVDEVDSNGNTPAHLSAMEGHLFCFKFLVSKGLSIAHTLGARNNQGETPKDLVQRFCKPHVLQYIELIEKQNDLPLEQENVAFPGHRAALQGDLDTLRNLVECGIININERDDKGSTPMHKAAGKGHLNCLQWLLEMGANQDITDNGGETAKDTARRFAQLAAVKVLGGRGLEDDSDEEEIADPHGVEGSTDSFEEVALSATQRKEQRVRAYQKIEDLTNLLEIAKNNYKQLGGLLEEESRQRKEAKEAQRTIEELEAQLEFERVRREKLELQLDDCRAEIGHLNQCLQDLSITPDESPQAIQARGKKKVKKNRKSDVGGVFVKRIQ, via the exons ATGCCAGTCGTAACAAAACCAccaaaag ACAGTCAGGCCAGGACAATCCATGAAGCGGTGAGACTAGGAGACGTGAAACAACTGGCTGTAATAGTGAAGAATGGTGGTGACATTAACGATGGGGACAAGAAACACAAATTCACCCCACTCCACTGGGCTTCTCATGCAGGCAGTCTGGAG TGCCTGCACTGGCTTCTGTGGCATGGTGCTGACCGCACATGCGCAACACCTCAGGGCTGGACTGCAGCGCACATATCAGCCATTAGGGGGCAGGATGCGTGTATGCAG GCACTAATTGTGAATGGGGCCAACCTCAATGCTCAGGATAATAGAGGATGCACCCCGACCCACCTTGCTGCTGCCCATGGACACTCTTACACTCTCCAAATGGTCCTGCGTGGTGAAGTG GACTGTAACTGTGCTGACAGTAATGACTGGAGGCCAGTTCACTACGCTGCATTCCATGGGAGAGTGGGCTGCCTGCAAACCCTCAGTAAATGGGGAGCAAATGTTGATGAAGTGGATAGTAATGGCAACACACCAG CTCACTTGTCAGCCATGGAGGGCCATCTCTTCTGCTTTAAATTTCTGGTGTCGAAGGGACTGAGTATAGCCCATACACTTGGAGCCAGAAACAACCAGGGAGAGACTCCGAAAGATCTTGTCCAGCGGTTTTGCAAGCCACATGTTCTTCAGTACATAGAACTGATTGAAAAGCAGAATGATCTCCCTTTGGAGCAGGAAA ATGTAGCCTTCCCAGGACACAGAGCAGCCTTGCAAGGAGACCTGGATACCTTGCGGAACTTGGTGGAATGCGGAATCATCAACATCAATGAGAGAGATGACAAGGGTTCGACTCCCATGCATAAAG CTGCTGGTAAAGGTCATCTGAACTGCCTCCAGTGGCTTTTGGAGATGGGTGCAAATCAGGACATCACAGACAATGGAGGGGAAACTGCAAAGGACACAGCTAGAAG GTTTGCTCAGTTAGCAGCCGTGAAGGTGCTGGGGGGAAGAGGCTTAGAGGATGACTCAGATGAAGAGGAGATAGCTGACCCACATGGTGTGGAAGGGAGTACAGACAGCTTTGAGGAAGTGGCTCTGAGTGCCACCCAGAGGAAGGAGCAAAGAG TGAGAGCATACCAAAAAATTGAGGACCTTACAAACCTGCTGGAGATTGCAAAAAATAACTACAAGCAGCTTGGAGGTCTGCTAGAAGAAGAGAGTAGGCAGCGGAAAGAAGCTAAGGAGGCTCAAAG AACCATAGAGGAGCTGGAGGCACAGCTGGAGTTTGAGAGAGTACGCCGGGAGAAACTGGAATTACAGCTGGATGACTGCAGGGCAGAAATTGGGCATCTCAATCAGTGCCTGCAGGACCTGAGTATCACCCCA GACGAAAGTCCCCAGGCAATCCAGGctaggggaaaaaagaaagtgaaGAAGAACAGAAAGAGTGATGTTGGTGGAGTGTTTGTGAAACGGATACAATAA